The genomic stretch taaaattagtaataaaaatttattctctaataataaatacccaCCCCACCGGAATCCGAATAAACGCTTTAACGGAGTCTCCATTAAAAACTTTCTAGAAGGACGAGAAATGCTCTCGTTACTCTGTGTACGGTTTCAAAGGACGTAATTGCAAGTAAAACGAAACCTACTCGAATGGAACgtcctataaataaatctttaatatcGCCCCTGGAGGCTGGGCTTACATTTTTAGTTcttcaattaaatgaaaaaacattCTCTTGATTTTCATTTAAGTTCTGAGAACGACTGTTAGTctcaatttaattactataattcGTGTTGGAAATGGaagagtatttatataattaaatttaaataaatattaactgacCGTTGTAAGGCTGGtaataatgtttcaaatttagcggttacataaaaatattctgtgGAGTAATTCATGTATTGCATTTAGTAACgtaaacacattttttgaaTGAGAGTATGACAATCCTTTCAATTATAAACAGAAATTCATCACTCTCATAAAGTCAGTGAACGCAGCTGTgtgatttttgtataaacaatGATATGAattgcaaacaaaataaaatgtatttggaAATGtcctacaaaaaaaaataacccatCCGAAAAGGAACCTTAAAGACTACATCTCAAAAATGATTTttgcataataaaaaacgaattcaagtacacttttatttgaataaaatacgatATAGATGTGTGCAATCATTAAAAACCTTCGCTTTCTTGCACACGTCCTGTTTGTGTTGCGTCGCTTCAGCGCTTTCCACGCAGGAAGCTCCGTTGTCATTCATTATCGTCCTGTTGTCTAGCTGATGAGCCAGTTGCACTCGTTTTctggtaaaataaataaaaaatatgaattttttattgatatacgaacaaaattattattaatacacgTATCACACAGATATGAGTTGAGAATAGTGAGacaaaatctattaatatatattgtatgttcAAGTAATCACTACTCTGCCACGTCGTTCGTCTGTCTCTTTTTCCCGCTTAAACCACTGCACCGATTGGGATGAATTTTTTTGCATATCTAGTTTAAGAGCATGGAAAGGATATAGGACAGTTTCATCCTaaaaatcccacgggaacagTAACTAAGCGAGGTTTTCGTTTATGTAGCCGAAACTGTAGACAAATAGCTAGTATAATGtaattcattttgttattttaataaggatATAGAAGCAGAGGTTAAATCTCAAGACTTCTTATAGGGAAAAGCAACaactaaaagaaaaaagttaaaaagtaTGCAACTACATCTTTGACTTCAATGTTCTAACAAAACATGAACGAAGTCTCATTATAATCCAATGAAATCTATACATGTTCTGATTCTCCATTACGTCTAACCAGATTAtcccttttaaatataaaacgacaTACCGATACACGTCCAAATTGATTTGGCCGCTGGCGTTCATGATACCGAATTTCTTCAgcacacaatatataatacaggATTCGTCCGACTCTTGTAGGTCTATCTTTTTCCCCTTAGGGTACATTTCTGTGAGGCACTGCTCTGCTATCAGGTCTGAAGTCTTATCATGAGCATACATGACTGATATGCGAGCATATACTTGGGTAGTCATCATTACTATTATGAGGAATAACACTGCAAAAAAAGTTAGTTTATGTATGAATAGGAAATAcagatatttgtttttttcggCCAACttagctggtggttcgcttcaTGATAAGCGAGTTCCacagcccatgaacatttgcagaggaaGCGCCCTGGCGAATTCGCtatccgcttttaaggggtaagggataaggaaaggactgcttccccactcaccgtacgaaacacagtagtaaGCTACTATTCCACGCCTCTTTTTGTGGAGGTGGTGGAGGAGGTCTTGTTCCCCGGCGAGCTGGCGcaaattcgtgctgaagcgtgctcgaaaTGATTAAAGTGCTTTGAAAGAATAttgtctttataataattctattcTTTTTCTCTGTAAAATTAagataacacaattttaaacCATATTTACAATGCGATACAGTAACGTTTTGATTGCACGAGCGTATAGTtagaatattgaaaataaaattttacttgtatAGCAAACCTAAAAATTTGCTATAAGTCTTATGAATAAGACCGTTAATATACAGAATGACGtatacttacaataaattGCGAGTTTTACTGTCACTCTGAATATTCTATCGTGATCCtacttaacattataattgcaAAAGTTTTACAAGGATAAAATTGAGTATAATGGggagacattttatttttcatgaaataaacttaaacGGAATTGATTTTGGTTGTGTTAGTACATACGTAATGTAcattatatgtgtatgtgtgaatgcatattattataatagtgcGAGTTTTTTTTCGTAGGCATCTATCACATACGAGGCatgctaattttatttaaaaacttttaaaatcatcaaaaattT from Zerene cesonia ecotype Mississippi chromosome 27, Zerene_cesonia_1.1, whole genome shotgun sequence encodes the following:
- the LOC119837262 gene encoding uncharacterized protein LOC119837262 — encoded protein: MYAHDKTSDLIAEQCLTEMYPKGKKIDLQESDESCIIYCVLKKFGIMNASGQINLDVYRKRVQLAHQLDNRTIMNDNGASCVESAEATQHKQDVCKKAKVFNDCTHLYRILFK